A DNA window from Zingiber officinale cultivar Zhangliang chromosome 3A, Zo_v1.1, whole genome shotgun sequence contains the following coding sequences:
- the LOC122052102 gene encoding zinc finger CCCH domain-containing protein 5-like: MLMELYGGGSNAETGLEDSMWRLGFGGGGEAQYPERPGEPDCAYYMRTGTCSYGVKCRYNHPRDRASLTGAGRTASMEYPERVGQPVCEHYMRTGNCKFGSTCKYHHPKQGGGPAAVSLNYSGYPLRPSEKECAFYIKTGQCKFGASCKFHHPQPAGPSVTSPAPAFYPTVQQVSVPSHHQYPTYVGWQVARPSVLPGSYMPVSYPRMLSPGVVPVQGWNPYAAPIDPISSSSGQQSVQAGQIYGSPNQLSSTKPTLHGPQISTLSSGGPLSTGPRENRFPVRLGQPECQFYMRTGDCKFGAMCKFHHPPDWSMPRTDVVLNALGLPLRPGAQACAYYMQHGLCKFGQTCKFDHPILTMSYNSSMSSLSDMPLVPYPTGYSSAAFTPSTARELQPEFVANQEHFTSRMPSEN, encoded by the exons ATGCTAATGGAGCTCTACGGAGGGGGTTCTAATGCCGAAACCGGTCTTGAAG ATTCCATGTGGCGATTGGGGTTCGGCGGTGGAGGGGAAGCACAGTACCCGGAGAGGCCTGGAGAGCCGGACTGTGCCTACTACATGAGGACTGGAACGTGCAGCTATGGGGTGAAGTGCCGCTACAATCACCCCCGTGATCGTGCATCC TTGACTGGAGCAGGCAGGACTGCTTCCATGGAGTATCCTGAGCGAGTTGGTCAGCCCGTATGTGAG CACTACATGAGGACTGGAAATTGCAAGTTTGGTTCCACTTGCAAGTATCACCACCCTAAACAAGGAGGCGGACCTGCTGCAGTCTCTTTAAATTATAGTGGATACCCATTACGACCG AGTGAGAAAGAGTGTGCCTTCTACATTAAGACAGGACAATGCAAGTTTGGTGCTTCCTGTAAATTTCATCACCCACAACCTGCTGGGCCATCTGTCACCTCTCCCGCACCTGCATTTTACCCAACGGTGCAGCAAGTATCAGTTCCTTCTCATCATCAATATCCAACTTATGTTGGTTGGCAAGTTGCTAGACCTTCAGTACTGCCTGGATCATATATGCCAGTATCTTATCCTCGTATGCTATCGCCTGGAGTTGTTCCAGTTCAGGGCTGGAACCCTTATGCG GCACCAATTGATCCCATCTCATCATCTTCTGGTCAGCAATCAGTTCAAGCAGGACAGATATATGGATCACCAAACCAATTATCTTCCACAAAACCAACTTTGCATGGACCTCAAATATCTACTTTATCATCTGGTGGGCCTTTAAGCACTGGCCCTAGGGAAAACAGGTTTCCTGTGAGACTTGGACAACCAGAATGCCAATTCTACATGAGGACAGGAGATTGTAAGTTTGGAGCCATGTGTAAGTTCCATCATCCGCCAGATTGGAGCATGCCGAGGACTGATGTTGTACTAAATGCTCTAGGCCTCCCACTTCGTCCG GGTGCTCAAGCTTGCGCTTACTACATGCAGCATGGTTTGTGTAAGTTTGGACAGACATGCAAATTTGATCACCCGATTTTGACTATGAGCTACAATTCATCAATGTCCTCTCTCTCCGATATGCCGCTTGTCCCTTACCCTACTGGATACTCCTCCGCAGCATTCACCCCTTCAACAGCCAGAGAGCTGCAGCCTGAATTTGTTGCTAACCAAGAGCATTTCACTTCAAGAATGCCATCTGAGAACTGA